From the Chryseobacterium sp. G0201 genome, the window TCCTAAAAAGAACTTTGTCAATGTTCTCTGTCTGCTGTTGCTTAAGGATTTCCAATGGTTTTCGATCGAATCGATATATCGGTCAACTACTATTCTAAATTTTTTCATAATGTACATTTTAGCGTTCAACAGTTTCGATATCTTTATTTTCGATAACATTGAATTTTTCCATCGTAAATCCTTGGGGATTGTTGTCAGACCTTACAGAATTGACAAGCATACAGCTGGTAATTAAACTTCTCTTGGTCAGATTGCTCGATCTGTAGATAAACTGCTTTGCGAAGGTCTCAACCTGGTACGGGTAGCTGTCAAAGTTGGCTGAAACACTGTCTATCTCAATTCTCTGCTGGATATTCCCTGAAATAATTCTGTTGTAATATCCTTTTTCTGAAAGGTCTTTGTAATAATTAAATGCAGACTGATCAGCTAGATTGAATGCTCTTTTTACATTACTTTCAATCGCATTTTTATCCGGTGCAATCGTGAAGAAGAGTTCATGAAAACGTCTGACATGCTCTCTTGCTTCAACGGGTCTGTTCAAAGACATGTCCTGAGATAAGGCAACCATCAATGATTTGCCATTATCCAATACATAAATTTTCTGACGCTGTTCTTCAGCAAACTCGTATGATTTGTATACAACAACCCCTACAACTCCGAAACATAACAGGGCAAAAATAAAAGTGAATAATCTGATTTGCCTGAAACTGTTTTCGATATTTTTTAAGATTTTAAATTCCATATTTTTTGTTTTAATTATTTTAATAACCTTCCTGAAATATTTCCTGTTGCTGAACCGGCAGCTGCTCCTGCAACGTTTCCGGACTTCGATGCGGTCTGATTGACATTGCGCATAAAGTTTCCTGCACCTCCAGCCTGAATAACCCAGCCTGTTACGGTTGGAACAGTGAAGTAACCTATGATTCCGATAATCATGTAGATGATGTAAACGGTGTTGGACGTATCCGGAATAAAATTAGGATCAGCCAACATCTCTATGTCCCGTTCCAAAATCAAAGTCTGTATTTTTGCAAGGATAGCGCTGAAAATATCTGCAACAGGTAGCCATAAATACACACTGATGTATCTGGTCAACCATTGCGTGAGTGTTGATTGAAATCCATCCCAAACCGATATGGCAAAGGCGATTGGACCGAGTATGGACAGAACAATTAAGAAAAAGGTTCTGATGGTATCAATAACGAGTGCTGCTGCCTGAAAGAGAATTTCCAGAAATTCTCTAAAGCCATCTCTGATTTGTTTTTTAACTTCAAACATCTGCCTTTCCATATACATTCCTGACATCGTTACCAGATCCGATGGAGACCATCCTAGTTCTTCCAGTTTTTTATCAAACTCATCATCTGAAATCAGATATGCCATTTCAGGATTTCTGAGCATGGCTTCTCTTTCCAATAAATCTTTTTTCTGCTGAAGTTCATTCATATCCAAAACCTGATCCTCCAACATGGAATGACTGCCTTGAACAACGGGGCTTAAAACCCCGTTGATACTTCCTAAAACCAATGTTGAAAAAAACATAATGCAGATTCCGATAGCAAATGGTCTCAACATTGGAAATAGATCAATGGGTTCAGCACGGCTAAGTGCCTGCCAAACTTTAATGGCTACATAAAATAGTGCTCCCAATCCTGCAACACCCTTTGCAACTGCTGCCATATCTGCACACATCGGCATCATCTCATCGTAGACTGTTCTTAAAACTTCGTGTAAGTTTGTAGGCTCCATCTTACCAATACTTTTGATTCGACGTTCCATACAGATTAAGCACCCGTTGGGTGTTGTTCTGCTTCTTGGCTCTCAGGTAACTGACAGAAATATTCTTGTTCGTATAGTAACGAACCAGATTGTGATAGTCTTTTACAGCCTTATATACTTTATCAATAATATCCATCCTTTCTTTATCATTTAATGAAAGACTGCTGGTATTGACAATCTGTTTGAGCTCTTTTAAAAGTTCTGTACTTTCATTCAGTAATGTGGAATAGCCGTTCGCAATAGCAGTTAGTTCCTGAGCATTAAAGTTGGGATCATTCAACATTTTCCCGAAATTGTTCACATACATTTCGGAAACATCGCCAACCAGTAATACAGTCTGCTGAACTTTTCTTGCATCCTTGACGAGATTGTTCACAGCTTTAAGTTTATCATAATATTCCTTACCCTGTTCGTAGACTTTCTTGACTTCATTGAAGTTTTTGACCACATTGGAAACTGTATTGGATGTCTGAACAATTTCATTGGCTGAATTCAAAATTCCTGAAGCCAGATTGGCTGGGTCTGTCACTACAAATTGTGCTTTTGCTGTGGAGGTCAACGCCACCGCTGTAACCATCATCGTGGTCATGATTAAATTTTTCATTGTTGTAAAATTTTAATTGATTAATTTTCTTTTGTCGATTTGATTCGCTTTAGCGAAATCCTCTTGATCGCATGCTCGACATTGCCATCAAGTTCGTAAGCCAGGTTCATGACTTCCATTTTTTCTGTTTCTTCCGTCGTGTATGCTAAGTATTCTTCGGTAGAAACTTCCGTAGCGTAGACTGCTGAATGCGTTCCTCCCAATCCAATCCAGACTTCTTTGTAAAGTCTTCTCGGATCATTGTTCATATTGATGGAAAGTACCTGAGCTTTTTCTTTATCCGTTAAACCCAGCATCGCCTGGATATCATCAAACTTGTTCATGTACTTTCGCTGATCCAGTAAAATCTTACAGTCGGAATTGTTGATGATACTTTCTTTGACAATAGGAGACTGGATAATATCATCTACTTCCTGCGTTACGACAATGGCTTCGCCGAAGAATTTTCTGACGGTCTTAAACAGATATTTGATATATTCCGCCATGCCCTCTTTGGCAATAGCTTTCCAGGCTTCTTCGATGAGGATCAATTTTCTGATTCCTTTGAGTCTTCGCATTTTATTGATAAAGACCTCCATGATAATGATGGTCACAATAGGAAATAGGATTTTGTGGTCTTTGATGGCATCGATCTCAAATACAATAAATCTTTTGGATAAAAGATCAAGCTGCTTGTCTGAATTGAGCAGATAATCATATTCGCCTCCTTTATAATAAGGCTCTAAAACATTAAGAAAGTTCGCAATGTCAAAATCCTTTTCTCTGACTTTCTTTTTTTCAAGAACAGATAGATATTCTTCTTTTACAAATTCGTAAAAACCGTTAAATGAAGGATAGTCATTGTTATTTTTAATCTTTTCGATATATCCGCTAACTGCGTTGGACAGCGCTACTTCCTCTGATCTTGTGGGCGGTTCGTCATCTCTTTTCCATAGGGTGAGGATTAAGGTTTTAATGCTTTCTCTTTTTTCGATATCAAAGATGCCATCATCGGTGTAAAAGGGATTAAAGGCAATCGGATTGTTTTCCGTATAAGTAAAGTAAACGCCGTCTTCTCCTGTGGATTTGCCTTTAATTAATTCGCAGAGCCCTTGATATGAATTTCCAGTATCAACCAATAAGACATGAGCTCCCTGTTCATAATACTGCCTGACCATATGGTTGGTAAAGAATGATTTTCCGCTTCCAGAAGGTCCGAGAATAAATTTGTTCCGATTGGTAATAATTCCCTGTTTCATCGGAAGATCAGAGATATCCAAGTGAATAGGTTTTCCTGTTAAGCGATCCGCCATCTTGATTCCAAATGGTGAAGGTGAATTCTGATAATTGGTTTCCTGCGTGAAAAAACATACTGCGGGCTCTATGAACGTATAGAAACTTTCTTCTGCGGGAAAATCTGCTGCATTGCCGGGAATACCAGCCCAATATAAAGTCGCTGTATCTGTTGTGTTATGGCGGGGCTTACATTCCATAAGCGACAACGCACTTCCTGTATCATTTTTCAACTGCTTTAATTCCGCAGGATTATCAGACCATGACATCACATTGAAATGAGCACGGATGGATTGCAGTCCGAACGAATGGGCTTCATTCAGGTATTTTTCAATCCATTCTTTATTGATCTGATTGGCTCTGCTGTATCGCGCCAGCGAGTGCATATTCCTTGCAGACTTCTCAAATTTTGCCAGGTTTTCTGCACTGTTGTCGATAAACAGATACTGATTATAAATGTGATTGCAATTGAGGAGCAGTCCCACTGGAGATGCAAATGACAATAAACAGTCGCTTCTGTCGGTGCTTAGTTTTTCATAACGGCTGTGAGAAGAAATTCTTCCCGGTAAATCGTCAGTATCAGAAAGCGTATGCAGACTGATACGATTATTGCCGACTCTCATTTCTTCTGCTCCTAAATGTAAATCCTGTAGGGAAGGGTTAACGTCTCGGGATAATGTCAGATATTGCTCAAGTAATCCCGATTGTTTTTCTGTTCCGGTAATCTCATTCTCCGTCATCCGTTCCAAATGAACATAACCACTGTCATTCATGATTCTTTCAAACTGATCGACTGTTTCCATAAATCTGCTCATTATCTCCTTATCCCTGATTTCCTTTGGAATAAGCTTTCCTTTGCAGAGCGATGAGAAATTACTCTGCATTCTCATTCTCTCTTTGCTTGTTTTGGTAAGAAAGAGGTAGCAATAATGGTTTAAAAATGGTCTCTCGTTAAAATGCCTCTCAAATGATTTGGATAAAAAGCTTTGATCTTCTTTCGATAAGTCAGGATTATAGTTTTCCTTGATAAACCAATCCTGCTTGTGAACAATCGTGAAGTCAGGCAAGGTCTTAATAGCTTTAAACCAAGCTGAATGAATGGCTTCATATTCAGAGGAAGCAACGGTAAATAATTCCGGAAGGCTTACTTTAAAACAAACCGTAACATCAGCATCTTTTGATATAATACAGCTTTCTTCTACTGCCAGCAGTGGAAATTTACTTTCCAAAGTAGCGGCTTTCGATTGATTTCTCATGCTGCAGCTTTTTTGGAGTTGGATTTTAGATATCTCAAGATTGACTTTCGGCTGATGATGTATTTAGGATGCTTTTTGTTTGCACCCAGTTTCATCAATCCGTGTTCTCCATATTTTCTGTTGAGTGAGAAAGTCTGCCAGATCAGTAAACTGGCACTTATACCTCCTAATCCCAAACAGAAATAAGTACTGACTCCTGCCATGTACATAATCATGACCACAATTAAAAGACCTAACAGACCGCCTGCGAAAATGAAGAGGTACTGCGCTTTTAGTCCTTTGAACTCTACGGTTCTTCCGATTCCTTTATTAATGTTATAGGTATTCATAATCATCAATTTTAAAGGAAGAATGAACGGAGAATAGTAGCTGCAACAATCAGGAAGATACAGGCTCCGAACCAGCTTGCAGCAGTTTTACTGGTGTCAGGGTCGCCACTGCTGAATTTGTTGTACACTTTTACTCCTCCAATGAGTCCGACGACTGCTCCAATGGCATAAATGAGTTGCGTAGCCGGCTCAAAATAGGAGGTAACCATTTGAGTGGCTTCGTTGATTCCGGCAGTTCCGTTTCCCTGAGCGGATAGATTGATGCTCATGAGTAAAGCTACTGCTGAAATCAGAAGCTTTTTTCTTTGTTTTTCCATAATGTAAACAGTTTAAATTGTTAGCATTACCCACAGTATGTGGGCTATGGGGACAAAGATGTTGGGTATACTGATGTGGAATCAGAGTATGACTTTAGAAGAGTTTACTTGGCTTTAATAGGTTGGGAAGTTTTTTCTTCTCGTTGCGTGGAACAGTGAATTACTTAGTGTTTTTATAAAACACCATCTACAGGGTAAAGAATTTCTTGTGGAGGCAGTTTGAGGCTGAAAAAAATAGCTAATCAACACTTATTAGTTAAGTTTGATTTTTGAATTTGAAAGGAAATAATTGAAAATTAGAATGAATTATTCTGACAATTTTACTCTTCGTTATTCGTTGTCAAAACATTTCTATTAGATTACAGTCAACGTATAATATAAGTCCAATATCTAACAAAATATTATCACTATTGACATAAAAAAACCTGGCCGAAACCAGGTAAAAACTAATAACCATGAAAACTCAAATTAAACATGAGAATCGTTTCTTTTTGAAGCAATAAGAATGCCCAAAAATTCTAAAAAAAATATAATTATAGTTATATAGTGTTAAAAATGGGTTAAAAATTATTGTTAAGTAAAATGAGTAATGTCAAATCCGTTAAAATTTTTGTTTTGGTAAAAAGAAGAATTAGAATTGTTTGCAGAAGAAAGGCTTCTGTCCAATAGCTCAGCAATCTTTATAGAAGCTCCTTCAATAGAATTTTCTAATAAATTGAATAATTCGGTTCCATGTATTTTTTGAATAATTTCTGCCGCTGTTTCCTTGTGAGATAATTCTGACTTTTGATCTTTCAGAAATGCCTCCACGGTATTTAATTCTTCAAAGGTTACCCCTGTGGCTAAACCGTTATCATTATCGAAAATTTGATATTGACTCCATTCTTCTTCCTCTTCCTCAAAATCTGGAGTACTTCTGAAAACTTTATCTAATTCTTCCTGCGGAATTTGAATGTCAACTGTTTTATTGTTGATCTCTTCTTCAAAATTAGAAATTCTGTGCGTTTGTTTTTCAATACGGGACTCTCCGTCGTTGTTTGGCAATGTCTGGCTTTTTACATATTGAGACAGTCCCATAATACTTGAAGATGGTTTGGTATTTTCAGATGTAATTTCTTTTTCTAATCTTTTTTGAAAGACAATTTTTTCTTTCATCATCAATACAATGATAATCAAAAGACAGACTAATATTAAAATTTCCATAATTAAAAAAGGGGTTTAAAATGTTCATTGAAGTCCGAAGTAATAGCTTCCTCAAATAGTTCAAAATGATGTTCAAGAATATTATCCAGGTAAGCATAAAGAGGAATTTCATCCTGTCCTATAACCTGAATGATGCGAGATAATCTTTCATGATATTCTTTGCGGATATAGATGGTTTTATCTCCTCGTTTTTTCATCGAATGGCTAACAAGAAATTGTATACCATAACTCTCCATATTTTTCAGCTTTGAACTCTTTTTTTGATGTTGGACAGCTTTTTTTTCAAGAACATTCTTTTTATTAATTTCTGAGTTTTGAATCCCTGAATTATCAGTTTCAGGAATCTCTAAACCTTCTTTTTTTACACCATCGACCATCATGTTCATCATCAGTTCTTCGTTAATATCTGGAGTAATGTTTTTCTTGATGTTTTTTTCCATAACTAGATTTGAATGATTTTTAAAAACTCAATGAGAAAAAGGTCAAGCCTGCAGGCTTTCAATAAATTTTCATCCGCAGGCAGCAAAGTGGAACGGAAAACTGTTTTTGAATTTTCTTCACTTTCTTTCCTGAAACGGGTAGAATTTTTAATCTGACTATCCATTAAATTTAATCCCAGTTGGTGTATCAAGTCATTGTAAATGTTATACAAAGGTGTACTCTCTCTGCCATCGACCTGATTCCAGAATAAATGGATACTTTTAAGGGATGTTTCTCCTTTTTTCATAATAACATCCTGTAAAAGTTGGCTAAAAACTAATGTGCTTTCCATAACTAACCGGTCTGCTGTGATGGGGGTAAAGATATGATGCATTCCTGCCAAAGCTTTTAGGATTCCCGGAGTATTAACGGTTCCCGGAAGATCAAAAAAGATGATGTCAACAGGATTAGGTGATGTTTCTGAAAATTCGTGTGCAGCTTCTAAAATATGATCTGCCTTATATTGCAGTATAGGATAAGCTTTTTTGTTGATGGTTGTAAATTGTCTGTAAGCCAGTTTTTTTAAGTGCAGATTTTCCATAACCATAGCGAGATCACGGGTTTTCATTTTCATTAAACTGTGTTGTGGAAAGTCTGCATCTAATACCGCAATATTATAGCCCAGTCGATAATGTAAAATGCTCGCTAAAAGAGTCGTAAAGGTACTTTTTCCTACACCTCCTTTTTGTGATGAAAAAGCAATAAATAAAGGTTGTTTTTTGGTGTCCATATTTTAAAAATTAAGATTTAAAAATTATTAATTTCATTTTTTAAGCTTGATTTCCAGCTTTCATGCATTCAGTCCTATACTCACTTTAACTGTCAGTCAGTTATGAAAGCCATCATGCTTTCGGAGCTTCAGCTTACCTTAGAATAAATATTTCTTGATTGCAGGATTGCTGGTTTCTTAGCTTGCTGATATTCTGGACGGCGTGATTGAGTTCTGGCTGTCTTTCTATAATTTCAGGATCCCTGCTTTATTGATTGCCAGAATGTTTGCAATCCGGAATTCCTTCTATTTAACTGTCATGATTGCCAGACTGCTGTATAGAATTCTTTAGCAAAGAACTTATGAATTTCTTTCGCCTCCATTAAAGTGGTTGTCTTTGACTGTGAAAGGTTGGATTTGCGTAATCTTCCAGTAGATTGTTTGCTGTTCACTATGTTTTACTTTGTAAAACAATAACTTATAAATATAACATGAGTGCTTCAAATGAAATTTTTGAGATAAGAGATAAAAGCATAAAGCTTTCTAAGATTGTTATAATGGTCTGTCCCGATGACAGATTATGGTGTTCGAAAGAACACAGCAAGTTGTGTTTTGAGTGCCTCATAACTGTTTTTTGTGCCTCAAAACAACTTGCTCCTGCAGAGGGCTGGAAAAAACTTCCGAAGTCAGTTTTTTATAAATTAAAATAGATGGAACATAAAAAGAA encodes:
- the traK gene encoding conjugative transposon protein TraK: MEFKILKNIENSFRQIRLFTFIFALLCFGVVGVVVYKSYEFAEEQRQKIYVLDNGKSLMVALSQDMSLNRPVEAREHVRRFHELFFTIAPDKNAIESNVKRAFNLADQSAFNYYKDLSEKGYYNRIISGNIQQRIEIDSVSANFDSYPYQVETFAKQFIYRSSNLTKRSLITSCMLVNSVRSDNNPQGFTMEKFNVIENKDIETVER
- the traJ gene encoding conjugative transposon protein TraJ, with product MEPTNLHEVLRTVYDEMMPMCADMAAVAKGVAGLGALFYVAIKVWQALSRAEPIDLFPMLRPFAIGICIMFFSTLVLGSINGVLSPVVQGSHSMLEDQVLDMNELQQKKDLLEREAMLRNPEMAYLISDDEFDKKLEELGWSPSDLVTMSGMYMERQMFEVKKQIRDGFREFLEILFQAAALVIDTIRTFFLIVLSILGPIAFAISVWDGFQSTLTQWLTRYISVYLWLPVADIFSAILAKIQTLILERDIEMLADPNFIPDTSNTVYIIYMIIGIIGYFTVPTVTGWVIQAGGAGNFMRNVNQTASKSGNVAGAAAGSATGNISGRLLK
- a CDS encoding DUF4141 domain-containing protein; the protein is MTTMMVTAVALTSTAKAQFVVTDPANLASGILNSANEIVQTSNTVSNVVKNFNEVKKVYEQGKEYYDKLKAVNNLVKDARKVQQTVLLVGDVSEMYVNNFGKMLNDPNFNAQELTAIANGYSTLLNESTELLKELKQIVNTSSLSLNDKERMDIIDKVYKAVKDYHNLVRYYTNKNISVSYLRAKKQNNTQRVLNLYGTSNQKYW
- a CDS encoding TraG family conjugative transposon ATPase encodes the protein MRNQSKAATLESKFPLLAVEESCIISKDADVTVCFKVSLPELFTVASSEYEAIHSAWFKAIKTLPDFTIVHKQDWFIKENYNPDLSKEDQSFLSKSFERHFNERPFLNHYCYLFLTKTSKERMRMQSNFSSLCKGKLIPKEIRDKEIMSRFMETVDQFERIMNDSGYVHLERMTENEITGTEKQSGLLEQYLTLSRDVNPSLQDLHLGAEEMRVGNNRISLHTLSDTDDLPGRISSHSRYEKLSTDRSDCLLSFASPVGLLLNCNHIYNQYLFIDNSAENLAKFEKSARNMHSLARYSRANQINKEWIEKYLNEAHSFGLQSIRAHFNVMSWSDNPAELKQLKNDTGSALSLMECKPRHNTTDTATLYWAGIPGNAADFPAEESFYTFIEPAVCFFTQETNYQNSPSPFGIKMADRLTGKPIHLDISDLPMKQGIITNRNKFILGPSGSGKSFFTNHMVRQYYEQGAHVLLVDTGNSYQGLCELIKGKSTGEDGVYFTYTENNPIAFNPFYTDDGIFDIEKRESIKTLILTLWKRDDEPPTRSEEVALSNAVSGYIEKIKNNNDYPSFNGFYEFVKEEYLSVLEKKKVREKDFDIANFLNVLEPYYKGGEYDYLLNSDKQLDLLSKRFIVFEIDAIKDHKILFPIVTIIIMEVFINKMRRLKGIRKLILIEEAWKAIAKEGMAEYIKYLFKTVRKFFGEAIVVTQEVDDIIQSPIVKESIINNSDCKILLDQRKYMNKFDDIQAMLGLTDKEKAQVLSINMNNDPRRLYKEVWIGLGGTHSAVYATEVSTEEYLAYTTEETEKMEVMNLAYELDGNVEHAIKRISLKRIKSTKEN
- a CDS encoding DUF4133 domain-containing protein — encoded protein: MNTYNINKGIGRTVEFKGLKAQYLFIFAGGLLGLLIVVMIMYMAGVSTYFCLGLGGISASLLIWQTFSLNRKYGEHGLMKLGANKKHPKYIISRKSILRYLKSNSKKAAA
- a CDS encoding DUF4134 domain-containing protein; the encoded protein is MEKQRKKLLISAVALLMSINLSAQGNGTAGINEATQMVTSYFEPATQLIYAIGAVVGLIGGVKVYNKFSSGDPDTSKTAASWFGACIFLIVAATILRSFFL
- a CDS encoding conjugal transfer protein TraD, whose protein sequence is MEILILVCLLIIIVLMMKEKIVFQKRLEKEITSENTKPSSSIMGLSQYVKSQTLPNNDGESRIEKQTHRISNFEEEINNKTVDIQIPQEELDKVFRSTPDFEEEEEEWSQYQIFDNDNGLATGVTFEELNTVEAFLKDQKSELSHKETAAEIIQKIHGTELFNLLENSIEGASIKIAELLDRSLSSANNSNSSFYQNKNFNGFDITHFT
- a CDS encoding DUF3408 domain-containing protein; the protein is MEKNIKKNITPDINEELMMNMMVDGVKKEGLEIPETDNSGIQNSEINKKNVLEKKAVQHQKKSSKLKNMESYGIQFLVSHSMKKRGDKTIYIRKEYHERLSRIIQVIGQDEIPLYAYLDNILEHHFELFEEAITSDFNEHFKPLF
- a CDS encoding ParA family protein translates to MDTKKQPLFIAFSSQKGGVGKSTFTTLLASILHYRLGYNIAVLDADFPQHSLMKMKTRDLAMVMENLHLKKLAYRQFTTINKKAYPILQYKADHILEAAHEFSETSPNPVDIIFFDLPGTVNTPGILKALAGMHHIFTPITADRLVMESTLVFSQLLQDVIMKKGETSLKSIHLFWNQVDGRESTPLYNIYNDLIHQLGLNLMDSQIKNSTRFRKESEENSKTVFRSTLLPADENLLKACRLDLFLIEFLKIIQI